DNA from Hwangdonia lutea:
TTCTAGAAAAGCCAAACAGATACCGGTTTGAGCTTTTAGACTATCAATTTCTAAACGGTGAGTTTGTTTATAAAATAACATTTACCCCAAAACGAAAAGAAGATTTTAAAGGTGTTTTATATATTAATACGGATGATTTTGCCATTGTTAGAGTGGACTACGAGAATGTAAAAAACCTAAAGAACTTTAGACTCTTAGGCATTTCTTACAGTGAATATTTAAAAAAGGGCACCTTTATTTATGCTAAAAACAATAGCGATAAATATGCCCTAAAATATGCCGAAGTTGAAAGCGGGAATAAATTCGGGATTAAACGCCCATTAAAGATTATTGAAAAAAACAAGCATGTAAAAGGGCGGAGAAAGCAGAATGAAATTTCGACCGATGTTCATTTTATTGTATCGAACATCACCAAAAAAGAACTCGTGGTTTTTGAAAATGAAAGCATTACCGAAACAGCATTTAACAGCGTTACGGAAAAAGCCAAAGTCAAACCAACGTATTTGCCAAAATACGACCCCGAGTTTTGGCAAGGTTATAATGTTATGGAACCCAATCAAGCGATAAAGGATTTTAAGAGTATTGAGTAAAACTTTTTCATGGCTCAGACCTGTCAGGTTTTTAAAACCTGACAGGTCTCGGTTAATTCTTGTTCCTACCCTTTTCATTGGGGTATAAAGCAGGTAAATTATCACTCTGAAAAAACACTTTTGTATCGATATTCATTCCGGATAATTTCCCAGTAAATGCAGCACCCGTATCGATATTCCAAATATTTGCGGCTTGCATGGGCACGTTTACATTAAAATTTATGGTGGGGGTGTGCCCAATAAAAATTTCGCTGTAATGCTTCAATCGGTTTGGGTATAAGGCTGAATCTTTTTCAATGCGATTATCCATGGTTAAAGCCATTTCCCAAAGCGTTCTATCGAAATAGAAATTTTCTTTAAATACCTCTTTTTCCACACCGTGCATGGATGTAAATCCGGCGTGAATGAATAATCTATTTTCACTGTCGATATAATAAAGCGGCATACTTTCAAAAAAGGCTAAATGTTTCTTTTTTTTATCTTCTGAAAAACCGGCATAACTATCCATCGTTTCTTTTCCACCATGTATATACCACACGGGTGGCACATGCTCTCCTCGCAACCAGTTTTCGCACCAAACATCGTGGTTTCCTTTTATAAAAATGCAATTTATTTTTTGAGATAATTCTATTAAAAACTGAATAGTTTGCGCAGATTCGCTCCAGCCGTCAACATAATCGCCCATAAAAATAAGCCTGTCTTCATCTTTAATTTCCATTTTATTTAATAGCTGAATTAAGGCTTTTAAACCACCGTGAATATCGCCTATTGCAAATGTTCGCATATAACAATCGTTTTTTCAAAAATAGATGTTTGTGTTTGAATTAACCAGACTTTGGGTTTTAAAACTTACTTTGGCGGATTGCTGCGTTAGGTATTGAGCATACTTCGACTGCGCTCAGCACAGGTTTGTTGGAGCTCCTCGCAGAGAGCGACTTGGGAAAGCCCGACCCCCCAAGGAACGCAGGGGTAACGCCCTAAATACCTTAAAAATATTGCCCAATGCCAAACACCAAACCTTTAGTTGCGTTTTTGCTTATGCCATGTCCGTAATCAATTCTAAAAATGGCATTGTATATTTTTTTATGGATAAAACGAAGCCCCAATCCCGGATATACCTTGATATTTTCGGCTTTACTAAAATCGCCGAAATCGCCTCCCGGGTTTCGCCAAGAACCAGCGTCAACAAAAGCATTGCCTTGTAAAACAAACCAATTTTTTTCGTAAATGGTATAACGGAATTCGGTGTTTAAAACAATAACGCCCGTGCCTCTGTCGATGGTATTGCCAACGCCTCGAACATTTAAATTATTATCTACCGAAAAAGGTGCGAATGGCGTTTTATCGTTTTTTGATAAGCCCAATCGTAATCGGTTTGCCCAATTGCTACGCGCACCAAAACGTTTAAAATAGAAAAAATCATTCCAAGCGATAAAAAATTCGGGTAACATATCGTTGGTTGATGTAACATATTGAAAGTTAAATTGATTTTTTACACCAGACACATATTGGTAAAAATAATCTAGATTATTGTACTCGTAAATACTTTTCAACAACCATTTGTGCACATTTAATTGCTGCGGCACATTAGGGTTTGTAGCGCCAGATTTATAGACATAATCTTCAACAAAATAGTTTATTCCGAGTTCAAAATTATTATTAAAATTATATTCGTACAATCCTAAAATTTCCAAAGATTGGTTGTTGTATTTATAATCGGCCGTTGTGCCATCGAAAAAAACGGGCTCTTGGGTTGTTAAATCTTGATAGTTCACAGCTAATCCTAGGCTTTTGGAAAACAAATAGGGCGCTCTAAAATTTATAGCGAAACTGCTGTAAATATCCTTTTGATAAAACCCACCAAAACCAATATTTCTTCCCAATAAATTAAATTCGTGTAGCCCCAAACGATAGGCAAACTCATCGTTATTTGTGGTGTAAATATTAGCCGATGGAATTAACGTGAAGTTCTCTACAATATTATAAAACACATTATATTGATTGGCTTCGGAATGAAACACCTGATAATAGGCATGAGACACCGATGGCAAACGTTTTAAGCGTTTTATGTCTTGTTCGATAACCAAGGAATCCAGTTTTTCACCAGTTTTAACAGATGAAATTTTTTTAATGAAAGACGATTTTAGTTTTTTATTACCCTGTATTTTTAAATCGTCCACCGTATTATTCTGCGAAAACAAACTCACAGTAAAAAAGCTTAAAAATACAATGGTTAGTACTTTACTCATTCAGCTTCAAAGGTTTTAAGAATCACCCAATTTACCCAATTATCTTCACTAACATCCATTAACGTGAAATTGTAATTATTTCCAGTAATGAGTGGTGGTGGCGTTAGTTGGGTTGTTATGTTTAAAACCACATTTGATGTGTTGTAATATTGAAAATGATTATCGTAGGTATAAGTGCCCGAAAGCAAATTGTTTTGTGCATCTGAAACCACTTGAAAATATATGGCATTATCGCCAAAGGCATCGTCTTCCCATGTAAAGCTTGGCATTGTTGAAACATCTTGGTTTATTGAAACAGCATCATTCCAAACGGTTGGTTTTATGTTTTGTTTGGAACGAATGGGGTTGGATATTTTTATTTCACCTTGCCGTTCGAAAGTAACAATAATCCATTTTTCGTTAGCCGATGATTGCGTAAACTTGCCTAAATAACCGTTAAAAAAAGGTTCGCTCGGAATGACAATTTGTGTATAATTTGAAAATTCGTTTTTGTCAACCTGCGCATTTTCAGTTTCATAAAATCGAATGTTTGTTGCACCGATTTCTGGATAGTAAAAGGTTAGAATCTCGTTCGTGTTTTCATCGCTTGCAGCACAGGCAATAACGGCACCTATTTCGAAAGGCTTGTTTAAAATGTAAGCTTCTAAAGTATGGCGCAGGTCGTCATCCGTATCTTTTAAACAGGATGTAAAAATCAAAAGACCGACCCATATGTACTTTAATTTATTCATTTAAAATTGCTGTAATGTTTACGCAAAATAGCTTCAACAGGTTTGTTTTGCGGTGTGAACATGTTGTTGTTTACGCCACCAACCTCATCGTGATTAACAAACCATTTCCAAATAAAACCGCCAGCAAACCAGTCTTCATTCCAAAAGGTTTCCAACAGCGCTTTCGTGGTATTGCTTTGGGCTTCTAAATTTACATGCCCCTTGTTTCTATCGCTTTTCCAAGGTTCTTTTCCAGAATAATCTACGCTTCTATAACCAAATTCGGTATACAAAATAGGTTTATTATAAGTGTTTGACACCTGTTCAATAACAGGTTTATGCATTTTCCAACCTTCTGCAGCTTCGGCAACCGTTGGTGTTTTACTAGCGCTAACGGGAAAATAGGCATCAATACCAATAAAATCCAATTCGTCCCAAAACGGCGTACGCTTGAACTCATCCCAATTGGCAGCATAGGTTAATTTGCCTTTGTATATCGTTTTTATTTCTGCAATTAAATTACGCCAATAATCGGGTCTGTTTTCAATGAATCTTTCAAGTTCGGTACCAATGCAAAATATTTCAGCATGAACCTCCTTGGCTAATTGCGCATATTCTAAAATGAATTTGGAATATGAATTTTCCAAGGTTTTCCAATCGGCTTCCGATACCATTTCTAAATACCCCGTAAACTCGCCATGCCAAATCCAAATTTGGGGTTTTATCATAATTTTAATATGCTTCCGTTTAAGCACTTCAATATATTGCTTTGCTCCAGCTTTGGTTTCGCCAAACCATTGTCGTTTTGTATTGAACACAATTTCTGGATGCTCCAAATTTCTTATAAAACCAAAAGGCATAATGGCCGCATAATTCGCGTTGACGTTTATAACAGGTTTCACATGAGTTTTATCAATCGACTCTCGTGAGGCTACAAAGCTTACACCGTTAATTTTTTCAGGTTGACTTGTGCAAGACTGAAAATTTAGGGCAAAAAAAACAATTAGGAGTTTAAATAGTTGCATAAAAAACGATTAATAAACTCCTAATTTACACTATTAATTAAAATAATGCCCTTAAGCCAACATTAAATGACTGCCCTAAACCCGTAGTATTGCCTCTTACAAAATTACTGTAAAGTACTTCTAAATTTAAAGTTTTTGATAGTTGATATTTGCCACCAAAACCCAATGCCGTGTAATCTTGTTTAAAATCGCCAACACGTTGCAAGTGTTGCGCAAACCCCAAGATGGTAAAAGATTGATTGGGAAAATAACTTAAAAACACACCGGGAGCCAGCACAATTGTTTTATCGGCAAAACTGGTTTTCTCTCCAAAATTATACTCCGTATTTAGCTCTGTAAACAGTTGCCAATCGCCACTTGGAAAGGTATAATCATAGAAAAACCGATTTTGAAATGTATAAGCGGTTTGGTCTAAAAACACGTTGTTTTCGGTTTCGTTATCTACCAAAGGGATATGAAATGCTGTTTGCACCGTAAAGTTACTCACATTTTTAAACGGGTTGAATTTTATAGCGGGCGCGATAGAAGTTATGCCCGAACGTGCTGTATCTGTTTCTCCGTCAAATTTAAAAACATCGAGCGCTTTTCGGTTTCCAACGACGTTGGAGCGTATTTCAATGAGCAAACCTACGTTCAATTTACTATTTTCTGAGACACCGGTAAAAACATCAATGGTTGATGTGAAATACGTTTCCCTAGGCTCATTTTTTGAAACATCGCCATTGCTGTTTGCCACTTTGGTTTGGGTATATAAGTTGTTAAAAAACTTAATGTCCCATTGGCCTTTTTTCAAAAGTTTTGATGGTGTATAGGTTTGGATATTACTTTTTTGGTCGTCTTTTTCTTGTGAAAACCCGGTATATGCTATCGCTGAAAATATGAGGCACGCTATTGCTTTTTTCATGTGTATTTGGTTTTTGTTGTTTTTTTAGACCTTACTGTTTATTGATTCTCCAATCGTATTGAAAATAACTCAGTTTGTACTTGCCTTCTAACTTTTCAGTTCGGTATTGGTTTATAAAATTGATTTCCGTTGTACCATCCATTGTAAAATCTGCTTTATACCATTCCATAATTTGCGATGCTTGAACGCGCTTCTTTTTGGTGTTCACTCGTATAAAATTACCGTTTATGGCTTTTTTAGTTTGCGTTTCCATTTGGGCATCCAAGGTATTTGGCATATAGGCTTTATTAATTAATGGCGGACAACCAACAGCACCACAAACCAACACAAAGTGAAAGCGCGCATCGTTAAATTGAGCGCGTAATAGTTTGTGCTCAATATCATTTAATGTGATGTTTTTTCCTGCTAAACGATACGTTGTTTTATCAAAAAAACCAGCATTGTCCAAGGGTGAATTTGTTGGATAATTATCAATGATGCCTTTTATAACGGACAGGTTATAAGCATTAATCCAAAAAGCTTGATAGACCTCTGCATCTTCTTTTGAAACCGACACAGTTTCGGCCATTTTCATCAATTCATTTAAACCACTTTGATTGTTTTGAATTTTTGAATACGCCACTTTCCCATCATTAACATAGCTATTAAAAAAAGCATCAGCTTTAACAAAAAAACCATTCACATCTTGCGAAAATCCTTTAATACTCACTAAAATAATTACTAAAATGATATGGTGTTTTTTCATCTGTCTATAATTTATGCTTTGCAAAGTGTTAACACCTCGGTCGTATAAAATGTTAGCTAACTTACATGATTAAAAAAAGTTTTTTGCGTCTTTAAAATTTATAAATCCTTACAAAATACCTTCAATTTAAAGCAATTCTAAATTAGCAACTTCCATATAAGTTATTATCTTTAACTTCGACCTACTACAACACAATCACTAAATATGGAGCATATTGTTATAATAGGAAATGGTATTTCGGGTGTTACGGCTGCGCGACACATTAGAAAACTCTCCGATACTGAAACAAGTTCAGCACAGGCTAAAAAAATCACCATTGTATCTGCCGAAACCGATTATTTTTTTTCTCGAACCGCGCTCATGTACGTGTATATGGGACACATGAAGTTCGAGCACACACAACCTTACGAAAATTGGTTTTGGAAAAAGAATGACATCAACCTTAAAAAAGGCTATGTAAAAACGGTTGAAACCAAATCTAAAACATTGCTTTTTGCTGATGGCGACACTCTAAAATACGACAAACTTATTATTGCCACAGGTAGTAAACCCAATAAATTTGGATGGCCGGGGCAAGATTTAAATGGCGTTATGGGCATGTACCACAAACAAGATTTAGATAATCTTGAAAAATACGCACCCAATAACAAAATATGTAAACATGCCGTAATTGTTGGTGGCGGATTAATAGGTATTGAGCTTGCTGAAATGTTGCACTCGCGACATATTCCAGTAACTTTTTTAGTACGAGAATCTAGTTTTTGGGATATGGTTTTACCCAAAGCCGAAAGCGACATGATTAACCGCGAAATACAAAAAAACGGCATCGATTTACGATTAGGCGTGAGCTTAAAGCAAATTAAAGCCGATGAAAACGGACAAGTAAAATCGGTAATTATTGAAGAAACCGGCGAGGAAATTGAATGTAACGTGGTGGGTTTGACTGCGGGTGTTTCGCCAAATATCGATTTTTTAAAAGCGTCGGATATTGAAACGAATCGCGGTGTAAAAGTAAATCGGTTTTTAGAAACAAATATTCCCGATGTTTATGCCATTGGCGATTGCGCCGAACAACACGAAGGTATTGATAACCGTCCACCAATTGAGGCAGTATGGTACACCAGCCGCATGATGGGAGAAACCGTAGCACAAACCATTTGCGGTAACCGCATAGCGTATAAACCCGGGCATTGGTTTAATTCGGCTAAGTTTTTTGATATTGAATATCAAACCTACGGTTGGGTTTGGGCGCAAACAAAAGAAAACGAAGCCCGATTTTATTGGGAACATGCTGATGGCAACAAATGCATTCACATCAATTACAATAAAAATACCCGTGAGTTTATTGGAATTAATACTTTGGGCATTAGAATGCGACACGAGTTTTTTGATAAGGTTTTAACCGAAAAACGTTCGGTCGATTATGTGTTAGAACATTTAGCCGATGCTAATTTCGACCCTGAGTTTTATAAGCTTCACGAACCCGACATCGTTTCAAAATTCAACCAAGAAAACAATACGAACATTCAACTGAAAAAGAAAAGTTGGACACGTATTTTTAGTGCTTAGTGAACATTGCCGTTATTATGGAAACGCAAATTTTTAATGAAACAGATTCCCGTCTTCGCGGGAATGACAAAAAAATATGAAAAACATTCAAAACATAGGGCTTGGTTTATTTTTAACAGGTCTCGGTATATTTATATCGCTCATATTTTTAGGGAAATATGAGTTGACTTCAGAATCATTCAACGCTATAATAGCGAATAAAGGTATTAAAAGCGACCTTTTTATTGATGATTTAAAAACGAACGTAGTTGGAAAAGAATTTATAAATCCGTTTTCATTTTCGTCTAAAATCACATCGTCATTAAAAACAGCAAACGAAACCCACAAACAAAACAACGAATGGGATAAAGTGATTTGGGATAAGCCACATAGCTTCTCGTATCAAATAGCCAAAAGTGCCGGAAGCGGCATGGTTAAAGAAAATAAATGGCTGTTTTGGTGGCTCACTTTTGGCTTGGGCATTATTGGCGCGTTACTATTTATTATTCCAAAGCTTATTACACTTGGGCCTGCGGGCATTAAAAACAATGGTATTTATCATAATGCCGCGACTAACCGCGGATGGATTGGTTGGTTTGCCTTTATATTTTTAGTTGTCTTTTATGTTTTACTCTATTTCAGACCCGATTACATTGTAAACTGGGTTTACCTTGTCGATCCGATAAGCAAAAATCTAAACGAAAATCCAGCAAGTCAATGGTTTTTATATGGCTTTTTATATTGTACTGTAATGACGGTTATGGCAGTGAGAATGTACATAAAATACCGACACAATAAATACCAAACATTACGAACCACATCGGTTTTGTTTTTTCAAATTGTATTTGCCTTTTTAATTCCAGAAATTTTAGTACGATTTGAAAAACCCTGGTACGATTTTAAAAACGCCTTCCCATTGGATTATGATTTCTTTTTTAGCTGGAATTTGAATGAACTTATTAATAGCGGCGGATTAGGCTTGTTTATTTTAGTTTGGGGCATCGTGTTAACCTTGGTTATAGTTCCCGTAATGGTATATTTCTTTGGGAAACGCTGGTATTGCAGTTGGGTTTGCGGCTGCGGTGGATTAGCTGAAACCCTGGGCGACCCGTACAGACAACTATCCGACAAATCATTAAAAGCATGGCAATTAGAGCGCTGGTTGGTACACGGTGTTTTGGTGTTTGCTTTAGTAATGACGGGCTTTACACTTTACTCTTATTTTTCGGGGGCTGAAGCGGTATTAGGTATTAAAACCCAAACCATACAAGATATTTACGGATTTTTAATTGGCGCTATATTCGCCGGGGTTATCGGCACGGGTTTCTATCCTATTTTTGGCAACCGTGTTTGGTGCCGTTTCGGTTGTCCGTTGGCGGCATATTTAGGTATTGTACAGCGTTTTAAATCCCGATTTAGAATTACAACCAATGGTGGCCAATGTATTTCTTGCGGTAATTGTTCCACCTATTGTGAAATGGGAATCGATGTGCGCGCTTATGCCCAAAAAGGCGAAAATATTATACGAGCAAGTTGTGTGGGGTGCGGAATTTGTGCTGCAGTTTGCCCACGAGGTGTTTTAAAGTTAGAAAATGGACCGGAAAAAGGACGCATAAATCCGAACGATATTTTACTGGGGAACGATGTGGATTTAATGGATTTGGTGAATCAGAAGTAAGTTTTCAGTATTCCTTAAAAAACATTCGTGTATTCGTGGCAAAATTAAAATGAAAAAGACTCTATTCTATATAACTCTTTTAATCTGCTTATCAATTTCAGCCTAAAAATCATATCAAAAAAACTATTTTGATAACGGTGTTTTAAAATCTGAAGGTTGGATAAAAAGCAATCAAAAAAGTGGATATTGGAAATTCTTTTACAAAAACGGAAACATTAAAAAAGAAGGTCATTTTTCAGTAAACAAACCTATTAAATATTGGTATTTTTACACCGAAAATGGCACGAAACAAAGTGAGGGTCGTTTTGTTAATGGCAAGAAAACAAATTGGTGGTCCTTTTACAATAGCGAGGAAAAAATAAATTACAAATGTCAGTTTAAATACAATCAGAAAAACGGATATTGCCTCATGTATGAAAATGAAAAATTAGTTTCTGTCGATAAGTTTAAAGCCGGAAAAAAAATTAAAACATGGACGGATTTAAAAGCATTCAAAAAAGAAAATAATCTACTAGATTTACAATGACACATATTAAAGTCATCATTCCCGCATTCAACGAAGCAAATTCCATCACACACGTTATTCATGATATTCCCAATATAGTTGATGAAATTATTGTGGTTAGCAACAACTCTACCGACGATACCGAAATTAACGCTAAAAAAGCTGGGGCAACCGTTTTAACCGAACCTCGAAAAGGCTACGGATATGCCTGTTTAAAAGGCATGCAGCATATTGCAAATCAAAATACTAAACCAGACATCGTTGTGTTTTTAGATGGCGATTACAGCGATTATCCCGAAGAATTAACAAAAATTGTAGCGCCAATTATTAATGATGACATAGATTTTGTAATCGGTGCCCGTGTAAAACGACTTAGAGAACAGGGCGCTATGACGTTGCCCCAAATTTTCGGAAATTGGTTGGCAACCACATTAATGTCTTTATTTTTTGGAGCAAAATTCACCGATTTGGGTCCGTTTAGAGCTATTAAATACGATAAACTATTGGGCCTAAATATGGAAGATAAAACCTATGGCTGGACGGTAGAAATGCAATTAAAAGCTTTAAAACAAAAACTAACATACACCGAAATACCGGTGAATTACAGAAACCGAATTGGCGTCTCAAAAGTTTCCGGAACCCTAAAAGGTGCTATATTTGCAGGCTTTAAAATATTAGGTTGGATTTTTAAATACAGTATTAAAAAATGATTTTAGAAACCATAATTATAGTTGTTTACACCATCGCGTTATTGCTTATATTTATGTATGCTTTGGCACAATTAAACCTCCTATTCAACTATTTATCTTCTAAAAAAAACAATGCTTCCTGTGAAACTTTCAATTTATCAAACCCGGCAGAAACCCCCTTTGTAACCATACAATTGCCCGTTTATAACGAAATGTATGTGATGGAGCGCTTGCTTGATAACATTGCCGAAATAGACTACCCAAAAGATAAATTGGAAATTCAGGTTTTAGACGACTCAACCGACGAGACCGTTGAAACCACAAAAAATCAAATCAATAAACTTAAAGCCAAAGGTTTAGACATTCAGCATATTACCAGAACCAACCGACAAGGTTTTAAAGCTGGAGCACTTAAAGAAGGGTTAAAAACAGCCAAAGGCGATTTTATAGCTATTTTCGATGCCGATTTTCTACCAAAAAAAGATTGGCTAAAACGCACCATTCCGTATTTTAAAGATGATAATATTGGCGTTGTACAAACCCGTTGGGGACACCTCAATCGCAATTATTCCGTATTAACAAAAATTCAGGCCTTTGCATTGGATGCACATTTTACATTGGAGCAAGTGGGCCGTAACAGTAAAGGGCATTTTATAAATTTTAACGGTACAGCCGGTGTTTGGCGCAAAAGCTGCATTATAGATGCTGGCAATTGGGAAGGCGACACACTAACCGAAGACCTCGATTTAAGCTACCGCGCCCAATTAAAAAACTGGAAATTCAAATATCTCGAAGATGTAGAAACACCTGCAGAACTCCCCGTAGCCATTAGCGCAGCACGCTCGCAACAATTTAGATGGAACAAAGGCGGTGCCGAAAACTTTAGAAAAATGATGTGGAAAGTGTTGAAAAACAAAAATATTTCGGCAAAAACAAAAGCCCACGGTCTGCTGCATTTACTAAACAGCACCATGTTTTTAAACATCCTTATAGTGGCCGTATTAAGCATCCCCATGCTTTACATAAAAAACGAGTACACGCACTTAAAAGCCTATTTTTTAGTGATGAGTTTTTTTGTAATAAGTACCGTAATATTTTTTGTTTGCTATTGGATCATGTATCGAAAAACATACGGCGGCGGCATAAAAAACTTTATGAATTACATAGGTATGTTTTTTGTGTTTTTCTCAATAGCCATGGGCTTTTCGCTACACAATTCCATTGCGGTTCTAGAAGGGCATTTAGGCAAAAAAAGCGAATTTGTACGTACCCCAAAATTCAACATTAACACGATAAAAGACAGTTGGAAAAACAACAAATACCTCAAAAAAACAATCTCAATGCACGTTGTTTTCGAGGGGCTATTAATGCTCTATTTCGCCTTTGGCATGTACAGCGCATTTGTAGTGGGCGACCAAGGCGGCGATTTCGGATTGTTCCCCTTTCACCTCATGTTATTTTTAGGTTTTGGCTACGTGTTCATCAAATCGCTCACTTCAAAAATTTAAAATCCATCATAATTTGTCGCGCTACCCCGAAAGCATTCGGTATTGTTTCAGCATCACACCATCATTATTTGGGCGTTACCTTTTACTCATACCTACAAGGTTACTAAAAACCTTGCAGGATCGCAAAAGGTCGGGCTTTACGCTACAATCTTTTTGTTCGTGCCTCACAAAAAGGATTTCCACTGCAATCCCTAACGCAAATACTAACTCCCATTAAAAATCGTTAACGGTAATTCGTCCATCGAAATTCCTTTCACTATTTTTGCAAAACTTATGACGGCGAAGAAAAAAGACATACGCGCATTAACCAAAGAGCAATTAAGGGCATTCTTTGTAAAACAAGGCGATAAAGCATTTAGGGGCAATCAAGTTTACGAATGGCTTTGGCAGAAATCGGCACACCATTTTGAGGACATGACCAACATATCAAAAGAAACCCGCCAAATGCTCGAAGACCATTTTGTTATCAACCACATTAAAGTCGATAACATGCAGCGCAGTAACGATGGTACGGTTAAAAACGCGGTGCGCTTGCACGATGGTTTAATTGTTGAGTCGGTTTTAATTCCCACCGCAACACGTACAACAGCCTGTGTGTCCAGTCAAGTTGGCTGTAGTTTAGACTGTAAATTTTGCGCAACGGCACGATTAAAACGGATGCGTAATTTAAACCCCGACGAAATTTACGACCAAGTGGTTGCCATCGATAATCAAAGTAGATTATATCACAATCGGCCTCTAAGCAATATTGTATTTATGGGCATGGGCGAACCTCTTATGAATTACAACAACGTAATTAAAGCCATCGATAAAATCACCTCACCCGAAGGTTTGGGCATGTCGCCAAAACGCATTACGGTGTCAACTTCTGGGGTTCCAAAAATGATAAAAAAAATGGCCGACGACGATGTTAAATTTAATTTAGCCGTGTCGTTGCATTCTGCTATCGATGATGTTCGAACCTCCATCATGCCTTTTAATGAAACCTTCCCTTTAAAGGATTTAAAAGAATCTTTAGAATATTGGTACGAAAAAACAAAACGTAAAATAAGTTACGAGTATGTCGTGTGGAAAGGCATAAACGATTCTCAAAAAGATATTGATGCCTTTGTTAAGTTCTGTAAATATGTACCCTGTAAAGTTAATATCATAGAATACAATCCTATTGACGACGGCCATTTTCAACAAGCTACAAACGAGGCTTTAGAAAACTACATTAACACTTTAGAAAAAAACAGAATTGTGGTTAATGTACGCCGAAGCCGAGGAAAAGATATTGATGCGGCATGTGGACAATTAGCAAATAAAAGTTAAAAAAGGCTGCAAATTGCAGCCTTTTTTAATTAATCTTTGTAAAATTTGATGGTTTTCAAATGCCCCTCTAGGGTCACTTTAGCGAGGTAAATACCTCGATTTAAATCCAA
Protein-coding regions in this window:
- a CDS encoding 4Fe-4S binding protein, with protein sequence MKNIQNIGLGLFLTGLGIFISLIFLGKYELTSESFNAIIANKGIKSDLFIDDLKTNVVGKEFINPFSFSSKITSSLKTANETHKQNNEWDKVIWDKPHSFSYQIAKSAGSGMVKENKWLFWWLTFGLGIIGALLFIIPKLITLGPAGIKNNGIYHNAATNRGWIGWFAFIFLVVFYVLLYFRPDYIVNWVYLVDPISKNLNENPASQWFLYGFLYCTVMTVMAVRMYIKYRHNKYQTLRTTSVLFFQIVFAFLIPEILVRFEKPWYDFKNAFPLDYDFFFSWNLNELINSGGLGLFILVWGIVLTLVIVPVMVYFFGKRWYCSWVCGCGGLAETLGDPYRQLSDKSLKAWQLERWLVHGVLVFALVMTGFTLYSYFSGAEAVLGIKTQTIQDIYGFLIGAIFAGVIGTGFYPIFGNRVWCRFGCPLAAYLGIVQRFKSRFRITTNGGQCISCGNCSTYCEMGIDVRAYAQKGENIIRASCVGCGICAAVCPRGVLKLENGPEKGRINPNDILLGNDVDLMDLVNQK
- a CDS encoding glycosyltransferase family 2 protein codes for the protein MTHIKVIIPAFNEANSITHVIHDIPNIVDEIIVVSNNSTDDTEINAKKAGATVLTEPRKGYGYACLKGMQHIANQNTKPDIVVFLDGDYSDYPEELTKIVAPIINDDIDFVIGARVKRLREQGAMTLPQIFGNWLATTLMSLFFGAKFTDLGPFRAIKYDKLLGLNMEDKTYGWTVEMQLKALKQKLTYTEIPVNYRNRIGVSKVSGTLKGAIFAGFKILGWIFKYSIKK
- a CDS encoding cellulose synthase family protein, whose protein sequence is MILETIIIVVYTIALLLIFMYALAQLNLLFNYLSSKKNNASCETFNLSNPAETPFVTIQLPVYNEMYVMERLLDNIAEIDYPKDKLEIQVLDDSTDETVETTKNQINKLKAKGLDIQHITRTNRQGFKAGALKEGLKTAKGDFIAIFDADFLPKKDWLKRTIPYFKDDNIGVVQTRWGHLNRNYSVLTKIQAFALDAHFTLEQVGRNSKGHFINFNGTAGVWRKSCIIDAGNWEGDTLTEDLDLSYRAQLKNWKFKYLEDVETPAELPVAISAARSQQFRWNKGGAENFRKMMWKVLKNKNISAKTKAHGLLHLLNSTMFLNILIVAVLSIPMLYIKNEYTHLKAYFLVMSFFVISTVIFFVCYWIMYRKTYGGGIKNFMNYIGMFFVFFSIAMGFSLHNSIAVLEGHLGKKSEFVRTPKFNINTIKDSWKNNKYLKKTISMHVVFEGLLMLYFAFGMYSAFVVGDQGGDFGLFPFHLMLFLGFGYVFIKSLTSKI
- the rlmN gene encoding 23S rRNA (adenine(2503)-C(2))-methyltransferase RlmN, translating into MTAKKKDIRALTKEQLRAFFVKQGDKAFRGNQVYEWLWQKSAHHFEDMTNISKETRQMLEDHFVINHIKVDNMQRSNDGTVKNAVRLHDGLIVESVLIPTATRTTACVSSQVGCSLDCKFCATARLKRMRNLNPDEIYDQVVAIDNQSRLYHNRPLSNIVFMGMGEPLMNYNNVIKAIDKITSPEGLGMSPKRITVSTSGVPKMIKKMADDDVKFNLAVSLHSAIDDVRTSIMPFNETFPLKDLKESLEYWYEKTKRKISYEYVVWKGINDSQKDIDAFVKFCKYVPCKVNIIEYNPIDDGHFQQATNEALENYINTLEKNRIVVNVRRSRGKDIDAACGQLANKS